In Zingiber officinale cultivar Zhangliang chromosome 11B, Zo_v1.1, whole genome shotgun sequence, a single window of DNA contains:
- the LOC122033530 gene encoding probable ubiquitin-conjugating enzyme E2 23 isoform X3, whose product MESHHANDEILGFNPSMKASNESDALEKDKISFFECKSEGENPEKIGELAVAHTNDIFVYRQDVVKCSKREGLLGIVVEVAGDSDSEGSITDDGSEIDEDKVDPDHVGSNGDNNSSNNYGDDNINTLPDGQVRITWSDGVETIENTNDITVVDRSFLHGDIVASAIDPTGKLGLVIDVNIIVDLLSMNGEVINSVCSRDLKRIREFSVGDFVVFGPWLGRVDEVLDNVTVLFDDGSVCKVVKADPLRLKPVLKPIVDDADCPYYPGQRVRAVSSSVFKSSRWLSGLWKANRLEGTVIKVQTASVVVYWIASAYLGIGTNSASLPAEEQNPKNLTLLSCFTHTNWQLADWCLLSSCQQLSSVADSIPTEKLKEPIGDYNRHIKNNQINSCIYGGASTAAIELEVTDVDDQQSTPGQLVVTDVDNRQSTPGQVTKGSSECTSTSKEFCSHTQSDDYTSNARTSMGDSNGTESTDTPANCLCSSSSVPKEASHESWPTYRKKLRKVFFKREKKVRKKEENFERALFIVNTITKVDVVWQDGIKEYGLKSTSLIPIHTPNDNEFFPEQYVIEKGSNEEDGACESNRIGVVKTVNSQERTVCVRWLKPVCRLEDLKEFDCEEVVSAYELDPHPDYDYCYGDVVVRLPTPTISNDLIKSEFSTEAQVSLPKTEVLADESRKEDLTDEENQAQNKEFCEIFTSLSWVGNIIGLQDGDIEVTWADGMISKVGPQEIYVVGRDDDEVSDDGASWETVDENEVDVLDSNEKETDSQNPSKSPVQKEKSTATSQEDNTGGRSGPLAVSLAAFDYVTKFATGLLFQAKKQLDVSGSDQIKESEVDYKANNATSEMTLDEEDESKGFDVSDGLVAQTLHLCTEGEYDHEAATKETEMKVDDNFNQSSSTQNIIRGTNSMDDAYTFKHFDVAENPQDHHYLGDAEVCNGGRKWVKKVQQEWSILEKNLPDAIYVRVFEDHMDLIRAVIVGASGTPYHDGLFFFDFYLPPDYPQVPPSVYYHSGGLRINPNLYVDGKVCLSLLNTWTGRGNEVWDPSSSSILQVLVSLQGLVLNDKPYFNEAGYDKQIGTVEGEKNAIPYNENTYLLNLKTMLYLLRRPPMVSASDRRILKTL is encoded by the exons ATGGAAAGTCACCATGCCAATGATGAAATATTAGGATTCAATCCTTCAATGAAAGCAAGTAATGAATCAGATGCGCTAGAGAaagataaaatttctttttttgaaTGTAAATCTGAGGGTGAAAATCCAGAGAAAATTGGGGAACTTGCTGTTGCTCATACAAATGATATATTTGTTTACAGACAAGATGTTGTAAAATGCAGTAAACGTGAAGGTCTACTTGGAATTGTTGTCGAAGTGGCTGGCGATTCAGACTCAGAAGGTAGCATCACAGATGACGGCAGCGAGATTGATGAAGACAAGGTTGATCCGGACCATGTTGGGAGTAATGGCGATAATAATAGTAGTAACAACTACGGTGATGATAACATCAATACTCTTCCAGATGGGCAAGTTAGAATAACTTGGAGTGATGGTGTTGAGACAATAGAAAATACTAATGATATCACGGTAGTAGACAGAAGCTTTTTGCATGGTGATATTGTTGCTTCTGCTATTGATCCAACTGGAAAATTAGGACTTGTTATTGATGTCAATATTATAGTTGATTTACTTTCTATGAATGGTGAGGTGATAAACAGTGTTTGCTCTAGAGATCTTAAACGCATAAGGGAATTTAGTGTTGGTGATTTTGTAGTTTTTGGCCCTTGGCTTGGCAGAGTGGATGAAGTCTTAGATAATGTCACTGTTCTGTTTGATGATGGATCCGTATGTAAAGTAGTTAAAGCTGACCCTCTGCGACTCAAACCTGTTTTGAAGCCAATTGTTGATGATGCAGATTGCCCATACTATCCCGGTCAAAGGGTTAGAGCTGTTTCTTCCTCTGTTTTCAAAAGTTCTAGATGGCTTTCTGGTTTATGGAAAGCTAACCGTCTTGAAGGCACGGTTATCAAAGTTCAGACAGCTTCTGTGGTCGTCTATTGGATAGCTTCAGCTTATCTTGGTATTGGTACTAATTCAGCATCTCTTCCTGCTGAAGAGCAGAATCCAAAGAACTTAACTCTGTTGTCTTGCTTTACACACACAAACTGGCAATTAGCTGATTGGTGTCTACTTTCATCTTGTCAGCAGCTATCATCTGTTGCTGATAGTATTCCAACAGAGAAATTGAAAGAACCAATAGGCGACTACAATCGCCATATAAAGAATAATCAAATAAACTCTTGCATTTATGGTGGAGCATCCACAGCTGCCATTGAACTAGAGGTTACTGATGTTGATGATCAACAATCTACACCTGGGCAACTAGTGGTTACTGATGTTGACAATCGACAATCTACACCTGGGCAAGTTACTAAAGGTTCTTCTGAATGTACTTCAACTTCTAAAGAATTTTGTAGTCATACTCAAAGTGATGATTACACAAGTAATGCTAGAACATCTATGGGTGATTCAAACGGCACTGAGTCAACTGATACACCTGCAAATTGCTTATGCAGTAGTTCTTCAGTTCCAAAGGAGGCTTCTCATGAAAGCTGGCCAACATATCGTAAAAAGCTGCGAAAAGTCTTTTTTAAGAGAGAGAAGAAAGTTCGAAAAAAAGAAGAGAATTTTGAAAGAGCACTTTTCATTGTAAACACTATTACAAAGGTTGATGTTGTTTGGCAAGATGGAATTAAAGAATATGGGCTGAAATCCACATCACTAATTCCAATTCATACTCCAAATGATAATGAATTTTTCCCTGAGCAGTATGTGATTGAAAAGGGATCCAATGAAGAAGATGGTGCTTGTGAATCTAATCGTATTGGAGTAGTAAAAACTGTCAATTCTCAAGAGCGTACTGTATGTGTGAGATGGCTTAAACCTGTGTGCCGGCTAGAAGACTTAAAGGAATTTGATTGTGAGGAAGTTGTTAGTGCATATGAACTTGATCCACATCCAGATTATGATTACTGCTATGGCGATGTTGTTGTACGCTTGCCCACTCCTACCATTTCTAATGATTTAATAAAATCTGAATTTTCTACTGAGGCACAAGTAAGTCTACCTAAAACAGAAGTATTAGCAGATGAATCAAGAAAAGAAGACCTAACTGATGAAGAGAATCAGGCCCAAAATAAAGAGTTTTGTGAGATCTTTACAAGCCTATCTTGGGTTGGAAATATAATTGGTCTCCAAGATGGTGACATTGAAGTTACATGGGCTGATGGGATGATCTCAAAG gttggaCCTCAGGAAATTTATGTTGTTGGTCGAGATGATGATGAAGTCAGTGATGATGGTGCTAGTTGGGAAACAGTTGATGAAAATGAGGTGGATGTACTCGATAGCAATGAGAAG GAAACTGATTCACAGAATCCTAGCAAGAGCCCTGTCCAAAAAGAAAAGAGTACTGCAACATCACAAGAAGACAATACTGGTGGACGAAGTGGACCACTTGCAGTATCGCTTGCTGCTTTTGATTATGTTACAAAGTTTGCAACTGGGTTACTTTTTCAGGCTAAGAAACAGTTGGACGTATCGGGTTCAGATCAGATAAAAGAAAGTGAAGTAGATTATAAAGCAAACAATGCTACTTCTGAAATGACATTAGATGAGGAGGATGAGAGTAAAGGTTTTGATGTTTCAGATGGTCTTGTTGCGCAAACGCTACATTTATGTACAGAAGGAGAGTATGATCATGAGGCAGCAACAAAAGAGACTGAAATGAAAGTTGATGACAATTTTAACCAATCATCATCAACACAGAATATTATCAGAGGAACAAATAGTATGGATGATGCATATACTTTCAAGCACTTTGATGTTGCTGAAAATCCTCAAGATCATCATTATCTTGGTGATGCTGAGGTG TGTAATGGTGGAAGGAAGTGGGTTAAAAAGGTTCAGCAAGAATGGAGTATTCTTGAAAAGAACCTACCTG ATGCTATTTATGTACGAGTATTTGAAGACCACATGGATTTAATAAGAGCAGTAATAGTTGGAGCAAGTGGGACACCGTATCATGATGGTCtctttttctttgatttttaccttcctcCAGACTACCCTCAAGTCCCACCG TCAGTATATTATCATTCTGGTGGCTTGCGGATAAATCCAAATTTGTATGTGGATGGGAAGGTGTGCTTAAGCTTGCTAAATACATGGACAGGCAGGGGAAATGAAGTCTGGGATCCATCTTCTTCTAGCATCCTCCAAGTCTTGGTTTCACTACAGGGATTGGTTCTCAATGATAAACCATACTTTAATGAAGCTGGTTATGATAAGCAGATTGGAACAGTTGAAGGCGAGAAGAATGCAATACCATACAATGAAAACACCTATCTACTCAACCTGAAAACTATGCTTTACCTTTTGAGAAGGCCCCCCATGGTAAGTGCTTCAGATAGGcg CATTTTGAAGACTTTGTAA